The following proteins are encoded in a genomic region of Physeter macrocephalus isolate SW-GA unplaced genomic scaffold, ASM283717v5 random_491, whole genome shotgun sequence:
- the NGDN gene encoding neuroguidin isoform X1, with protein sequence MAAPEVLESDLPNAVALLKNLQEQVMAVTAQVQALTKKVQAKAYPTEKGLSLLEVKDQLLLMYLMDLSHLILDKASGGSLQGHPAVLRLVEIRTVLEKLRPLDQKLKYQIDKLVKTAVTGSLSESDPLRFKPLPNNMMSKLSSEDEEEDEAEEGQSGASGKKSGKGTAKKYVPPRLVPVHYDETETEREKKRLERAKRRALSSSVIRELKEQYSDAPEELRDARHPHVTRQSQEDQHRINYEESMMVRLSVSKREKGRRKRADVISSQIHSLTHFSDISALTGGTPHLDEDQNSIKKRKKIPKKGQKKKGFRRRR encoded by the exons ATGGCGGCGCCG GAGGTGCTGGAGTCAGACCTGCCAAATGCCGTAGCACTTTTGAAAAACCTCCAGGAGCAG GTGATGGCTGTCACGGCACAGGTGCAAGCTCTGACCAAAAAAGTTCAAGCTAAAGCCTATCCTACAGAGAAG GGTCTCAGCCTTTTGGAagtgaaagatcagctgttgcTAATGTACCTTATGGATCTGAGCCATCTCATTCTGGACAAAGCCTCAGGAGGGTCTCTTCAGGGACATCCTGCAGTTTTGAGACTGGTGGAGATTCGCACG GTTTTGGAAAAGCTTCGTCCTTTGGACCAAAAACTGAAGTATCAAATTGACAAACTGGTGAAGACAGCAGTGACAGGCAGCCTCA GTGAGAGTGACCCACTCCGTTTTAAGCCTCTTCCCAACAATATGATGAGCAAG TTGAGCtctgaggatgaggaggaagatgaaGCAGAGGAAGGCCAGTCTGGGGCTTCAGGGAAGAAATCTGGAAAAGGGACAGCTAAGAAATATGTTCCACCACGCTTGGTTCCAGTCCATTATG ATGAAACAGAAACTGAGCGGGAGAAGAAGCGCCTAGAGCGAGCCAAGAGACGGGCATTGAGCAGCTCTGTCATTCGTGAACTAAAGGAGCAGTACTCAGATGCTCCAGAGGAACTCCGTGATGCTCGGCATCCTCATGTTACTCGACAGAGCCAGGAGGATCAACACAG AATTAACTATGAGGAGAGCATGATGGTGCGTTTAAGTGTCAGTAAGCGGGAGAAAGGACGGCGAAAACGAGCAGATGTCATCAGCTCACAAATTCATTCCCTCACGCACTTCAGTGACATCAGTGCTTTGACAGGAGGAACCCCTCATCTTGATGAG GATCAGAATTCTATTAAGAAGCGGAAGAAGATACCTAAGAAAGGTCAGAAGAAAAAAG GTTTTCGGAGGCGGCGGTGA
- the NGDN gene encoding neuroguidin isoform X2: MYLMDLSHLILDKASGGSLQGHPAVLRLVEIRTVLEKLRPLDQKLKYQIDKLVKTAVTGSLSESDPLRFKPLPNNMMSKLSSEDEEEDEAEEGQSGASGKKSGKGTAKKYVPPRLVPVHYDETETEREKKRLERAKRRALSSSVIRELKEQYSDAPEELRDARHPHVTRQSQEDQHRINYEESMMVRLSVSKREKGRRKRADVISSQIHSLTHFSDISALTGGTPHLDEDQNSIKKRKKIPKKGQKKKGFRRRR; this comes from the exons ATGTACCTTATGGATCTGAGCCATCTCATTCTGGACAAAGCCTCAGGAGGGTCTCTTCAGGGACATCCTGCAGTTTTGAGACTGGTGGAGATTCGCACG GTTTTGGAAAAGCTTCGTCCTTTGGACCAAAAACTGAAGTATCAAATTGACAAACTGGTGAAGACAGCAGTGACAGGCAGCCTCA GTGAGAGTGACCCACTCCGTTTTAAGCCTCTTCCCAACAATATGATGAGCAAG TTGAGCtctgaggatgaggaggaagatgaaGCAGAGGAAGGCCAGTCTGGGGCTTCAGGGAAGAAATCTGGAAAAGGGACAGCTAAGAAATATGTTCCACCACGCTTGGTTCCAGTCCATTATG ATGAAACAGAAACTGAGCGGGAGAAGAAGCGCCTAGAGCGAGCCAAGAGACGGGCATTGAGCAGCTCTGTCATTCGTGAACTAAAGGAGCAGTACTCAGATGCTCCAGAGGAACTCCGTGATGCTCGGCATCCTCATGTTACTCGACAGAGCCAGGAGGATCAACACAG AATTAACTATGAGGAGAGCATGATGGTGCGTTTAAGTGTCAGTAAGCGGGAGAAAGGACGGCGAAAACGAGCAGATGTCATCAGCTCACAAATTCATTCCCTCACGCACTTCAGTGACATCAGTGCTTTGACAGGAGGAACCCCTCATCTTGATGAG GATCAGAATTCTATTAAGAAGCGGAAGAAGATACCTAAGAAAGGTCAGAAGAAAAAAG GTTTTCGGAGGCGGCGGTGA